TTGGAGCTTAACTCGACGATCGGAGTGAAACGTCGAATTTGAGGTAAAACTTTCGAAGCTTCCTTTTAGTTGTTTTACTTCGTTTCCGGCATATATAACCTTTATACAACCTTAAGAACTTGTTGTTAAAAGGAATTAGGCTAATTCGAACGATTTATAAAATTTGACCGAAACTTTGACTCGGGAATTCGGAAAATTAGAGCGAGTTAGAGTCATTAATCGGTACCATCGTGTTCGTGACGGATAGAGGAATCTTTTGGTACCAAGAACGTGGCCGGAGGTGGTCGGAATAGTGAGAACGGAATTTGAGCAGTAGAGAGAGAAACTGGAGGAGAGAGAAAGTTGTGAGGAAGAAGTTGACACTGTTCATCGGTTCAAATCGGTTCGATTTGTTTAATTCGGTTCAATCTGTTTTAAATCAAATCAATTCGTTTTAAATCGGTTCAATCGGTTCGATAAGTCTATGTGGAATTTTTAACACGTCATGTACACGTGTCGCTTTCTGATTGGCTAAAATTGACACGTAGGCAAAACTTAATGACACTAACGGACGAGGGACTAAGTAGTTCAAAAGTTAACGTTTGAGGGACGATTTAGTTCATTTTATGTTTGGAGGGACGATGTAGTTCAACAACGTTTGAAACAGGGACCAAATAGTTACTTTCTTTGAAATTATTAGCCAAAGAGTTGGTTTTAAATTCGAAATATATAAGCACAATTCTTACTTTTAGATTAAAATAAAGCGATTAAGATATGCATGTATTTAATTATTTGAATTTTAAACAATAAATTATTAAAATCATAAATTCTTTTTTAAAAATATCAACATTATAGTTAAAGTTCCTTGGCAAAATGTCGATAACAGGGGTTGTTGTCAACTGACAACATCCAATAGGAAGATATAAATCTAGAAGCCTTTTATGTGCCAAAAAAATTTAATCTAGAACCTGTTGAAAAATTATGGACCAAGTTTTATTTCAATCCATGAGCTGAAATTCGAGGTGATAAAAGGAACTCATGATTTCATAAACTCATGAAATTTATTAGGCAAAATTTTGTCAAACCGCAAAGCACTTTGATATTTTTCTGCCTCACGAGTTCATTGAATCTTTAGAAACATGAGCCCAAAAATCAGGTTTCGTGTTGCAATTCAGTTGCTTTCACTCAGTTTTGATAGATTTTTCATCCAATTTTTGTTCAATCCATCAATTTAAACCTTTTTCTAATCAATCTGACCCATGAAACAAACTAAGCCGATCGAATCAATCAAATTCAGTTTGTTCCGTCGAGTCGGTCTGCTTGGTTGTATGGTCACCCGAAGGTGAAAGTCTCAAACTATATCGGACTTGACTTTCATGCATTTCCGTAGCTACCTTACATACGATTCTTTGCATGAATTGATAGTACATTTGACCAATTTGATCAAATTTACCATTATTTTATGCAGGGAAACACATGTAATGTAAGGTAACTACAGAATGACGTCTAAGTTTATTGTTCGAACAATCTAGCCAGACGTTCGAAACAATCAAGCCAGACATACATTCTTAATGCTAGCAAAGAAATTCCATTTGAAAATCGCTTTACGCATAGAAAGACATGTAAAGTACCTACATAATCACGCCCAAGTTTTTTCCCAAACAATCTAGTCAGTCACACATTCTTAGTGCTAGCACAGAAATTCTATTTGAAAATTgtaaacataaaattaaaaacactaATGAATTTATCAGAAGAATTACATACATAGCATCATATATCTAATGGttgcataataatataataacaagagGATACAAAGTTTTGATTTAACACAAAATGGTTTTTACTCTTCCTATACAAATAACCCAGCATTGCCCATTTACAGTAATTCTTATTCAGCATTCAGATTTcagacaataaataaataaatagcaaTTTTTTTCCCGCATGCTATTTATTTTTGCTGATACTTGCTCCTTACGCAAAATGAAATCGCCTATTCTAGTTATTCAAGGCAATGGTTGCAAGAAGATGGTGATTCGCAAAAATCATACTTTGTCGTCATGGAACCACCATCTGGTCTCCTTTGGAGATCTGCCATTTTTGCAGTTCCTTACATATCGATCGTTGTCTTCGGGACGTTGCTGCATGCAAAAAAGGCCAAAACATGAAAAATAATCCATACATCTTTTCCATGAACATGAAAAGTAATCTAAATTGAAGGAGCTTTAAGATTGCTTATATAATTTTGTTGTGATAAGAAACTAACCTTTACTGTCGAGCTTGAAAGCATTGAGAGAATGCTAATACAAATAGAGCTAACAGTCATGGCAGGGGACCATGAATCATACAAAATATCTGCAGAGCACGACGAAAGCATAAAAGTTTTAATCTTACCCGGCAAAGAGAGATAATTTCATAAATAATGCAGAAGAAAAAGAATATGAGTTCATTCATTCCTCGAACAGCCACGAATACAAATGGTCTGGACAAAGTTACTTTCAGTATATAGCGGCAAATACAATCCATTTCAGCTTTCAATGTTGAAAGCTGCTCACAATGCAAAAGCAGTTACTATAACAGAGAGTGCATTTACCACAAAGCAGAAAAAATGTAAACTTGCTTCACAAAGCTTATTAAATAAAGGCTAAACATaacttcaaaaaaataaaaatataggcTAAACATATGGTTTTTCTCAATTTTCCTAAATATTTCAAGCAATCCAACTTGTTCGGCAAATCAATTGAACAGAAACAGAAAGATGCGTGAGGCAGAAAAGAGTATTTTTTGACTTCAAAGTGCTTCATACATAAATGAGCCAGGATCACAGAATATCTGCGAAGCACGACGAAACCATAAAGTTTTACCCGTCAAAGAGAGACAATTTGATGAATAATGCAGAAGAAAAAGAATATGAGTGAGTTCATTCCAAGAACAGCCACAAATAGAAATGGTTTGGACAAAGTTAATTTCAATTTATAGATGCAAATACAATCCATTTCAGCTTTCAATGTAGAAAGTTGCTCATCCATGCCTCAAATAAAGATTCCCAATGCTAAAGCGGTTACATTAACAGAGAGAGCATAACGGTTTACCACACAGAGCAAAAAAATGTAAACTTGCTTCACAAAGCTTCTTAAATAAAGGCCAAAACATATGGTTTCTCTCATTTTTCTTAAATATATCGAGCAATGAAATATGTTCGGCAAATCATTTGAACAGAAACAGAAAGAGGTGTGAGGCAGAAAagagtggtttttttttttttttactttatagtgTTTCGTACATAAATGAGCCTTATCACAAATAAGGACGACGAAGTGTGAAACGAATTACTAGTGCATATGAAGAAAAACAATAAATTATATGGAAAGGCGGAAAATTACCTAAGCAGATGTGGCCATTACTGTATATATGAGGATGCAACGGAGCTGGATTAAGAAAGATGACCTGTACAAAGGCCACAATGTAAGGAGGAAATCATCAAACATTAAGAAAGATGACCTATCAATAGTAAATACTATATGCAAACCTGAGGGGCTTCCATAGGGTAATTCTCGGGAAAATCGACCTGGAGTTTGTAGATTTCATTGGCATAGATAGTTCCCGGAGCTCCGATCACTTCAATTACCCACCTGTTGATCAAAATTCAACACTCAGAACAAACAATATCGTAAATTTAGCCTAAGAAATCAGAAAAATTAACAAATCTCAAACAGAAATCGACCTCAGGGAacaaaattacactaaatttccaacagtCGATTAGAGATTCCTTCAAAATACAAGAAATTAACAAACGAAATTGAGTAATTAATTGACCTCTGGATATCATCGGAATCCTTTCGTTTGAATCCAGATGGAGGGTTGACCTGCCACTCAACAAGCTCCTTTTGAAGCCGATTACAAGCAATCTTACTCAAAGCCTACAAACAAACAAAAACCCAAAATTTATCAAATCAAAAAAACGAAAATTTGCTTTCTTTCGTGCGCGCTGACAGTAGGAACGAGGATTAGTCTCACCAGCTTACGCGATGATGTTGTAGAGGAAGAACTGGTCATTGATTTCTTTGGGTCTCTCTTCATCTGGGAAATTGAGAGAGACATGATTTGATTGAAAATTGAATTGATTGATTTCGTGTTCTAGAGAAAGGAAAGTTAGATCGATCGATCGATCTAGAGAGAGAAAGAGGCTTTCAGTGATTTGCTAAGAGAGAAATATATACGTGGAGGAGAGTGACAAAGAGGACCTCCGACAGTTTATGGCGGTTTGCTCGTTATATTTTGGGTTAATTGCAAACAGACCCTTTGGATGTGATTTATCTAAAGTTTTATCCTATTATGTTTCGGAAAACAATAGTTACCTCCCTGCTACTATTGTTCTATGTAAATTGACGATTTTTAGAATCAATTGAAACACCTCTCAATAATCACAAAGCCTCTCTCACAAAGCGACTAATGCTGGAACGTTAGTTGGCTAGATCGATGATTGAAATAGATCGTCTATCAATAGCGTAGTTATGGCTACAAAGAGAGACGACGATGTATGACTCGAAACTCTTTTACGCTTTAATATGGCTCAACGCCTCAACCTCATCTCGTTTGCACTCTTTAACCAATGGGTAGTATAGGCAGGGGATGCTTGCCGATCACACATAGCATGAACAGATCTAGTTGTCCATCTTTACTTGCTCAATACTCGACCTTTGATATCGGTACAACACTCGAATCGTATTTTACTCGAGCAACAATGTTCCATTCATTTTACCTTAAAATGTCTGAACTCTCTTTTTGTTGATTATCGTTTTACAAGTTATACATTTTATTAAACCCAAGAATTTCATTACCACGTAAGCATCGATCACTACCTCTGTCTCAAAATACTTACCACGAAAATCAAAACATCATGTattttgagacggagggagtagtaaTAAAGCTATATATTTTATTCAGGGACAAAGCTATATAAACTTTATTTTTG
This DNA window, taken from Rutidosis leptorrhynchoides isolate AG116_Rl617_1_P2 unplaced genomic scaffold, CSIRO_AGI_Rlap_v1 contig98, whole genome shotgun sequence, encodes the following:
- the LOC139885518 gene encoding probable ubiquitin-conjugating enzyme E2 16 codes for the protein MTSSSSTTSSRKLALSKIACNRLQKELVEWQVNPPSGFKRKDSDDIQRWVIEVIGAPGTIYANEIYKLQVDFPENYPMEAPQVIFLNPAPLHPHIYSNGHICLDILYDSWSPAMTVSSICISILSMLSSSTVKQRPEDNDRYVRNCKNGRSPKETRWWFHDDKV